The nucleotide window AAtgaaaagtaaatttaattaaaaaaatataaaaaattattttaaccaTTATAAATTTAGATATATTTTATCATACtctcacacacacatatatataatttaaaaagtgAGAAACTACCTTATTTGTTCACGAGAATACAACGATTAAATTATCGATTtcattaaaatgataaaaatttaattaattcaattaaaatagaGACGGAACTAGGAATCTATCATTTGAGGAAAAggaataaatattaataagaaacaaataaaatttttataaaaatataagaactaaaataaaaagataaaatattaatatattaaaattaaactaTGAATGGAATTTATACAAAGATAAAAATATTGAAGGAACAAACAATAATTgtgtaaaaaatatattaaaattttaattttaaaaattatagagggtaaataataattttttttaaaaaaataatacattAAATTTATgggtaattttttaattttagaaacttATGGGAGGGGGGTCTCCAAGTAATTCTGCCTTTAAATTAAAACCTGCTTTAACGATAtagtataaattattttattaataaattataaagtaAGAAactaatttatttgattttaaaaatatatggaTTGAATTGTATACTTCATAAAATATTAAGTACTAaagtataaattattttataaaatatttatttttaaaaaattatcaatatacccctaaaaatttttaaagtttCAGGGGATCCTTGCCCTACTCTCCCTCCGTCCATGACTGCCAGGAAATTAAATCGCCAGGCTCCACTCCTATGTAACATGAGTGGATAAAACAGACCATCAACTCTAACTACTTTAGAGTTTATGAAAACAATTCTACAAAGCTCAATGATAATCCCCTTCGCTAATCCCCTTCGCTCACTGAACAtgacttttgatttgttttgaaatGTACTGAAAAGGCCTTTTATGTGCATtgttatttatttcatcaaatatacttATGTCATCATCAATACCAATCCATTTATAGTTCATTTTAGATTGCGtctatgagagagagagagagagagagagagagagcacagCTTGTCACTTTTTCTATTAGGGTGATCGTTGCATCTGCCATGCAATAGCTTTAAAAGCTAACTGACAGCTGAGGGTTCTATTAATGTGATCGTTGCATCTGCCATGCAATAGCTTTAAAACCTAACCGACAGCTGAGGGTAAGTTCATTGCTAAGCCATTCCTATCACTGAGATTCGTATgcgtgtatttttttttcttctataaaaaaataaaaacatcaGTGTGTGAATGTCTGTGATTGATCATTGGCTCACCCTGATCCACGTATCGGGACTGTGTGTGAGTGTCCGTGATTGATCATGGGCTCACCTTGATTCACGTATCGGATTGGCGCTTCTGAGTGCCACACTATCAGCGAAGCATGCATGTGTGCCGTTTATTATCATGTTTTAATGGTGATTAATTTCTATCACTAAATCTTATGTGTGGGTATTTTctcaaaaaaaatataaaattgaaaattcAATATTCAATTTCAGTATAATGAATAAAGCAAATTGAATCACTCTTTCCATTAAAACAATAATTTCATTTAAAGCAAATGCATATCAAAGGGAGCTTTGTTTAATtgcaattttttataatttatttttttaatattaattaataatatggaaatagaaaataatatttttatatttttaattttatttaattataattttctatttttaaattaaaaacatgaaaatataaaaaataaattttctaaataattaaaattaattataataatttaattttaattaattatatgaaaataaaaaaatatatttattatttttcaatttaatttagtataattattataatttttatttttaattaattatatatgaaaatataaaaataattttttttatatttttagtttaattaataatattgaataataaaaaaataaaatttttgatgtttttatttaattaattatacaatgtaaaaataatattttaataataaaaaaatatataaattcaagAGTAGATTCATCGGGACGAAAACATGGATAATTTGAAGTTCAATTAACAATGACTCTAATCAACCCCAAGATACACAAGATGACCCAAAATATCAGAAGACAGAGGTCAGCATTAAATTCATTGACCGAGACAATACATGAGGAGACCTAATTATGAAACATGACTTAATTAAATAGTTatcttaatttatatattcattataattataattttatttcatgttattatataAGATATTCTTAGGATAAATTATTGTAttccaattgattttttttaggaCTATGCAAGTAAGTTCGtcatatacaataaaaaaaatcaaattaattatttacAGACAATTTCATTATAATAACAATTTAATTGTTATTCTAACATTGTGCTAGTgaagattataaaaattaatatgttTAAATTTTCTAAGCTagcatattttaaaaaatatataaaaaattttcaattattattaacaataaaaataataaatataacctAAATTAATGCCACATAAAATTTAAGGAATAAAACTCAATTTGCTCTCTGTATTTATTAGAAATGTTcaatttaatctatttttaaattttaatcaaatttaactaATAAGTTTGATTTAATCTCAAATTAGCTCAAACTCTCTCATTTGATTGCATTCaccatttttttaatatttaattatatatttatttaatattaaaatattatttttatattgtataattaataaaCAAGTTTTGCCTGCACATTTCACCTCAATAAAATTCACtgcttattaataatttttttaaaactaaCCCTCTTTTAGTAATTTTGTTTTCAAAATATACTCATTCGGTAAAAAGCTCCATCAAAGGGATCTTACAAATATGAGAAGTTAAATTGTACTGATCAACCCCCAACTATACCCATTCATTCCAAGTCTCATTCAAACCTTAAATAATAGGCGCCCATGAGGGACGGGGCAAAGTTATACTCAAGTGGGCTCTACCTAAGGCTAATTATTTGATATATCATTATACTCAAGTGAGCTCTAcactaaaattaattattagatataccgagagtattaaaaaatagtgCTCATTTTTAAGAATATAATCTCTCGTACCTTGAGAATGTAATATGAGACTACGTCAGTCTCTTGCCTTTCTAGAGCTACTGCCTGCAAAGTTCCAGGGCATGAATGAGTATATTTTAGTGGTTTGATGAATATGAATTTTAACTCTGTAAGATATGAATATCTGCAGGATAATTCTAATTTAGTTGTCTTCTCACCTTCATGTAGACATCAATATCAGGGTCTGGTTTGATATTCGCGGCCTTTTCCCTTCTTGATAATTCTGCTAGCATTTCTGCATAATTTTACAATTCAATAATGAACTATTAATTCAAGCCCTTCCATAACTTCTTTTACTTGTCTGAGGATTATATCAAAAGAATTATGGCGTTTTTTCTAACCATAACGAGGTCCAACCCCTTGGCGCCTTGCAGAGAAAGCCAGAGTTTCTCTTACAGTCATTTCTGGTATATGAAGATCATATTGACTTATATAAGCTGCTGTTCTCTGCGGCACAAACTCTTCCATTCCATGTCCATTGTACGTAACTCTTCCTAGAAACTGAGATTTCACAAAATTTGAAATATATCAGATCATGAATCTAATTAACACTTTCTCAGGAAAGCTAAGTTTGTGCCATGGATGAATTTCTATGTCCTTACTTTGAGGTCTTTTTTCCAGCCAAAGCTAATAGTAACGTAGTCTTGCCTGAGCTTGGCGGGCCTAAGAGTAGTGTCATTCTGCAAAGTTTGGGTTGATCAATTACTCATGTGAGAGATAACTTAAAACATATATACCTCTCAATGCGATCCCTAAGCTTCAACAAGAATTTCTCATTATCTCTCTCTGCAATTTTCCCCAGCCTTTCCAACAGATTCCTTCTCTCTATTAATCCAATCCTATTTATATCGATCTCTTTTTCATCTAGTATACCTCTCCTTGTACGTAAATACGTAGGCAATCTCTCCACAGCAGCCCATTTGAGTGCTTCGTCATTATCTGGGACATAATGAGAAGACTTGGAGAAAACTTCCATGTTATTATTTGTCCAACCATTGAAACTGCGTATTCGTCCACTACTAATGACTTTACCTATATCACTTCTCTCCATTGTTATTTCCCAATGTCGTTTAACTTGATACAGATAGTCACCTTACAAGAAGAATTAAGTATTTTCTCATTTCAATATTTCAAGTCTGGCTAGCTGGTATATATGGATCTATGACACAATATACCATTTGGGATCTGATATGCAATCTCATTAAGAGCAAAGGGTAAGGATGTACTCTAACCTGATGGTGCAACCCTGTGACACTGACTGAAAGCTAAGAAGAACAAAACAATTCATGCACAATGAATGAGTTTTGGCTTAGAGATACGGAACGGAATTTTCAAGACCATGACATCAACTAATCCCTGAAGGTATAAATCCCTTGTGACACTGACTGCACCAAAAAAAGAATTCAGAAGCATATGCAACGGTTGGCGAGCAAAGGTGTTATTAAAAGTTTAGAACAGTGGATATTGGCATACCTTTCCTGGCAATTTAATGAAGCGTAGCTAATACTTAATTTATGCACTGTCTTCCTCTCTTTCCCATCATTTTGTAATTACTGTTGTTTCTATGTATGGGAAACAAGCGTTGGAGAGGTTTTGACTTACACGATCAAGAAAAGTATCATTATTCCAATTTGCAAATTACACCATACTGTGGGGTCCGTCACCTTCATGGCTCTGTATTAATATGTAGACGTGATCAATTCTGATGCCAGGAAATTAAATTGCCAGGCCCCAGATAAAACTCATCTCCAATTCAACATCTCTATTCATACATTTATTTCAATACGAGTACTAATCTATCTAGTTCATTTATTGGTTCCCATTAAAATGGTTGGACAGAAGCGTAGAATGAGATCATCTTCAAGTAACCTAACCATCTCATCCTCTGGGAGAGTAACCATGATCAACCTGCTCATTTCACCCTCACCCCGTCTCCATGGAAGGACCAAAACCTGACCTGCTCCAGCTGATGGTTCCACGTGATAAGAAACACGAATAGGTGCATAACCATCTTCAAATGTGGCCAAATATGGGTCCACTTCCTCCAAGCTACCACATATCAGATCACAACCGTTCATCAGAGGAGGATATTTGCAATCATTAGATGTAAGCCACTCGATCAAGTCCATGATCCCCTCAATGTCCATTTTTGCCATCACTTCTTCAATAGCCTGAGTAGCGCCTGATAATAATTTATCTTCTCCTGAATAATCTGCTTGGACATTGTTATAAACCATGCAATTGCCGAAGAACCCTTTATCAAGGCCCAACACATTCCTCATATCCAGACATATACACATATCAATGAGCCCATTTCCTTTTCCCTTAACCTTGCTTACACAAACCCAAAAGAGCCCAGATAGTACCTGGAAGGGTGATGGGCTTGGGTGGTCAGGTGCACTAGTGGTTCGAGCCATGGCTATGCAGGCTCGGACCATAGGATCTGGAAACACTAGAGCGATGGTTGCGAACCCTGTGGATGTGACCGAATTTGTTTTCTCTATGATGGAACTGTAGTAATTGATCAAGTGGGTGTAAGGCTGGCGGTTGAGATTTTTGTTGCCGGGCCTCCGGGGAGGCAGTGGGTGGAAAAAAGGAGGACTAATCATTTTTCCAACTAAGGTTGTGTCAGCCCAGGCCTTGATGAACATGGTGGCACAAGTGGGATCAGCTAGAAGGTGGAAGCAGCTCAAGCCAATTGCTAAGCCACCTCCTTCAAATTCTGTCAgctgaagggaaaaaaaaaattattgtcacTCATAAGACTAACCCAAAAACGAAACCAATTTGGATGGTAAAACATACTTTGATTATACCTAAACATAGAAGGTGGACCAAAAATAAGGCTTATGAAACATTTCTTCCCAGTGAATAAGCTTGAGCTCCTTCTCCCTGTCTACACTCTCCAGCCACTGCTCTACGCTTCCTTTAGCTCTAGCTTCCACCATCCTTAATCCTGCGTCATTACACTTGATCATCCAATGCCCATCTTGGTCTTTCAGCAACCTTCCAGTCGCTGCCGGAAAACAAGTGAGCGTTTCTGACATGGATTCTCTCAGCTTCTTAGTCATTTCTCCAAGCTTCCTCCCTTTTGGAGTTTGAAAATAGTACACAATCCTTAAGTGGTTTCGCTCCATAAGGCGATCAAGAACTGATAAAGGGTAGGATTTTCCTGGTTGCACTGGTTTGGAGCTTACCACAGTACGTTTGCAAATGCATGTGACCTCAGCCATTGTTAATTGAGAATTTTATAGGATTTCTAATTGTGTTTATATTTTCCCCCCTGTATGTGCAATTTATTATGAGAATAGATGGTGATGGAAACATGTTTCAAATGACCTTGTTTCAAGGTTATAATTACCAGAAAAAACAAACCTTTTTGTACATTTGTGGAAATGATATTTTCATGATCCATTCATGAAGCTAACTATTAAGACTGCATGTTAACTTGTTAACTGGCTAGAAATTCTTGCCTAGACCACCATGAATGTGAGACTCATGTATTTAATACGTGGGTTCTACCATGCAATTCTGTCTTGAGTTTACGGTAAACCGAGTTTAAAGAAGAAAAATCATGGTATATGCCAACTGGATCGGTACTAATTACATGGTCCAGTGACTAATGGGATGCTCTGTGCCCAAACAAAAGCTGAAATCTGCTGCTAATTCTCCACTAAAGCTTTGAAGCTTTAAGCAAAATAGTACAACACATGTTTGTTACAAGCTTCATTATGTTACAACCTGAAGAGTAGTTTCCTTCAAGTATAAATTATTAGAGATTGATTCAAAGTGACAGTTGTTTTATTTTCTGACTTTATCTTAGGCACGTTTTGTTTTTCTTCCTAAAATTCTGGTTGTTTGTTAGTAGTGGGAGCATTTTTGATTTAGTGCCAATTAATTCTGCTATTTTATTGTTTTTAGTTATTGTGTTAAGCCTATTTAAAGGCCACTTTGGTTCATGAATAACATGTCTTTGTATGTCAAAAGCTTTTTGCAGATTTGTGCCCACCATATGTTTGATTAAATTTCTCTTTGAGAACTAGTTATCTCTTTGCTGTCCTCACTTTATTGCTTGCTGTGATTACTTTATTTTGCAGCATTTGTGAGTTCTAGTGAGCCATCTTACGTTCCTTTCACAACaggagtggtatcagagcctggttcgaTTGTAACCGGGCGTACGACTCATGGCATCTAACGGCAATGCaatgaatatttctcaaccatcAATTCCAATCTTCAAAGGTGAATGCTATGAATTCTGAAGCATCAAAATGAAGACATTGTTCAAGTCTCAAGATTTGTGGGACTTGGTTGAGAACGGGTATCCTGAACGAGATGAAGAGGCTAGACTTAAAGAAAACAAGAAAAGGGACTCCAAAGCACTGTTCTTCATCCAGCAAGCAGTGGATGagtcaattttttcaaaaatagCGGCAGCAAATACAGCCAAAGAAGCATGGATGACCTTGCCGACGGCGTTCCAAGGTTCCTCAAAGGTAATCACAGTAAAACTCCAATCACTTCGCCGTGATTTTGAAACCTTGCAAATGAAAAGCGGAGAATCAGTGCAGGATTTTCTGTCTAGAGTATCTGTAATAGTTAATCAAATGAGGTCTTATGGAGAAGTAGTTACTGATGTGACTGTTGTTGCAAAAGTGTTGCGCAGTTTAACTCCAAAGTTTGATCATGTAGTGGCAGCTATTGAGGAGTCGAAAGACTTGGCTACTTACTCGTTTGATGAACTAATGGGATCTTTACAATCCCATGAGGCAAGGTTGAACAGGGCAAATGAAAAGAATGATGAAAAGGCTTTTCAAGTGATGGGGGAGTCATTTAAACAACAAGATGACTCAAGGAAGGCATTAACCAGAGGACGTGGTAGAGGAGGATATCGCGGCAGAGGTGGTGGCAGaggtggtagaggtagaggcaaaaTTGGTGGACAAGATGAGCAAGGGCCAACAACAGAGAGGCAGAAAAATTACAAGAGCAATATCTAGTGCTATAATTGCAAGCAGTATGGGCATGTGAAGGCAGAATGCTGGAGGAAAGAAAAGCAAGCAAATTTTGCAGAAGATGAGGAAGAGCTCTAGCTATTTATGGCCTCTCAAGATGACAACAAAGCCTCAAGTGACATCTGGTTTCTGGATAGCGGGTGTTCCAATCATATGACTCGAATAAAATCTTTGTTTAAGGAGCTTGACGAGTCATACAAACTGAAAGTGAGACTTGGTGATGACAAACAAGTGCAAGTTGAAGGCAAAGGCACGGTGGCAATAAGCAAAGGCCACGGTAATGTGAAGCTCCTTTACaatgtttattttattccttgtCTATCACAAAATTTGTTAAGTGTCGGACAACTTGTAGACGTGGATATTCAATTATGTTTGATGATGGCTCATGTGTGATTAGAGATAAAAAATCAGAACAGATTATTGTAGATGTTCACATGGCACCAAACAAGCTTTTTCCACTTGAAATTTCCAGTGTTGAAAAACATGCTCTTATTGTCAATGAAAATACAGAGTCTAGATTATGGCATTTACggtatgggcatttgaatgtaaaGGGTCTGAAATTACTGAGTCAAAAGGAAATGGTTTTTGGGTTACCTAGAATTGAGTCATTAGATTTGTGTGAAGGGTGTGTATATGGGAAACAATGTAAAAAACCTTTTCCTATAGGAAAGTCTAGAAGAGCATCTGAATGTCTTGAGCTTGTACATGCTGATTTATGCGGCCCCATGAAAACACAATCGTTGGGTGGGAGTCGTTATTTTCTGTTGTTCATAGATGACTATAGTCGCATGAGCTGGGTTTAATTCTTGCAATTCAAATCAGAAACTTTTGACACTTTCAAGAAGTTCAAGGCACTTGTTGAGAAGCAAAGTGGAAAAAGCATAAAGGTCCTTCGCACCGATAGAGGAGGAGAGTTCGTGTCTCAAGAATTCAATCAATTTTGTGATGAACAAGGCCTACACAGAGAACTAACAGCACCATATACACCGGAGCAAAACGGAGTGGCTGAGCACAAAAATTGCACTGTTGTTGAAATGGCAAGAAGTTTGTTAAAGGCTAAGGGAATGCCTGATCATTTTTGGGCTGAAGGTGTTGCAGTTGCTGTATATTTGTTGAATTTGTCACCAACAAAGGCTGTCCAAAACCAAACACCGTATGAAGCATGGAGTGGAAGAAGGCCTTGGGTAAGCCACTTAAAAATATTGGTTGTATTGCCTATTCATTGGTAGATTCACATAATCGCAGCAAACTTGATGAAAAATCTGTGAAATGTGTTTTTGTTGGTTATTGTACTCAATCCAAAGCATATAGGCTTTACAATCCTGTGAGTGGCAAGGTGATTGTTAGCAGGAATGTTGTGTTTGATGAAGAGGCAAGCTGGTGTTGGCAGGAGAAATCAGATGACATTCAGTTCAAGATTCCAGCAGAAAATGAAGGATCACCAACCATTAGACAGCAAGCAACCCCTCCAAACACTCCTAGTCCATTCTCATCAACCTCACCAAGCACTACTTCTTCAAGTTCCAGCAACAGTAGTGCATCTGAAGGTGAAACTCCTCCAAGAAAATTCAGATCATTGGCTAAAATTTATGAAGGCACACAAGCCTTGTTTGTAGCTGATCCAACAACATTTGAAGAagtagcagaaaaagaagaatggCGCAATGCAATGTTAGATGAGC belongs to Hevea brasiliensis isolate MT/VB/25A 57/8 chromosome 4, ASM3005281v1, whole genome shotgun sequence and includes:
- the LOC131179345 gene encoding uncharacterized protein LOC131179345; this translates as MDDLADGVPRFLKVAAIEESKDLATYSFDELMGSLQSHEARLNRANEKNDEKAFQVMGESFKQQDDSRKALTRGRGRGGYRGRGGGRGGRGRGKIGGQDEQGPTTERQKNYKSNI